Proteins from one Mycobacterium sp. SMC-2 genomic window:
- the mmaA3 gene encoding methoxy mycolic acid synthase MmaA3 — MSDNPTGTVRTRSNLDDVQAHYDLSNEFFALFQDPTRTYSCAYFPRENMTLHEAQLAKLDLTLDKLGLQPGMTLLDVGCGWGSVLKRAVERYDVNVVGLTLSKNQHAYCQQVLDGIDSGRSRRALLCDWADFNEPVDRIVTIEALEHFGFHRYDDFFKFAYTAMPGDGVMLLHSITGLHGRQVIERGLPLTIEVAKFIKFIVTDIFPGGRLPMIETIEEHSTRNGFRVTHVQSLRTDFAKTLDLWAGALQARRDDAIRIQSEEVYERYMKYLTGCARAFRTAYIDCNQFTLEK, encoded by the coding sequence ATGTCTGACAACCCAACCGGCACTGTCCGTACGCGGTCCAATCTGGACGACGTACAGGCGCACTACGACCTGTCGAACGAGTTCTTCGCGCTCTTCCAGGATCCGACCCGCACCTACAGCTGCGCGTATTTCCCCCGCGAGAACATGACCTTGCACGAAGCGCAGCTCGCCAAGCTCGACCTGACGCTGGACAAGCTCGGGCTCCAGCCGGGGATGACCTTGCTCGACGTCGGCTGCGGTTGGGGTTCGGTGTTGAAACGCGCCGTCGAGCGCTACGACGTCAACGTCGTGGGGCTGACCCTGTCCAAGAATCAGCATGCCTATTGCCAGCAGGTGCTCGACGGGATCGACAGCGGCCGGTCGCGGCGGGCACTGCTGTGCGACTGGGCCGACTTCAACGAACCGGTCGACCGCATCGTCACCATCGAGGCGTTGGAGCACTTCGGCTTTCACCGCTACGACGACTTCTTCAAATTCGCCTACACCGCCATGCCCGGCGACGGCGTGATGCTGCTGCACTCGATCACGGGATTGCACGGAAGGCAGGTCATCGAGCGGGGCCTGCCCCTGACGATCGAGGTCGCCAAGTTCATCAAGTTCATCGTGACCGACATCTTCCCGGGGGGTCGGCTGCCGATGATCGAGACCATCGAGGAGCACTCGACGAGGAACGGCTTCCGGGTGACCCACGTCCAGTCGCTGCGGACCGACTTCGCCAAGACCCTCGACCTGTGGGCCGGCGCCCTGCAGGCGCGCAGGGACGACGCGATCAGGATCCAGTCCGAAGAGGTGTACGAGCGGTACATGAAGTACCTGACCGGCTGTGCCCGGGCTTTCCGCACCGCCTACATCGACTGCAACCAATTCACGCTGGAAAAGTAG
- a CDS encoding cyclopropane mycolic acid synthase family methyltransferase, protein MAKLKPYYEESQATYDISDDFFALFLDPNMVYTCAYFKNDDMTLEEAQLAKLDLGLDKLNLEPGMTLLDVGCGWGGAVVRAVEKYDVNVIGITLSRNHYARTKARLDAIGTTRRAEARLQGWEEFDEQVDRIMSFEAFDAFKKERWPAFWDWAYKTLPDDSRMLMHSIFTYPQSQWKERGIPITMSDLRFFHFLGKEIFPGGQMCGEPDIVDNAKASGFSVEQIEYLRPHYARTLDMWAANLEANRERAIAIQSQEVYDRFMRYLTGCADLFRKGISNVAQYTLIK, encoded by the coding sequence ATGGCCAAGCTGAAGCCGTATTACGAAGAGTCGCAGGCAACCTACGACATTTCAGACGACTTCTTCGCGCTGTTCCTCGACCCCAACATGGTGTACACCTGCGCCTACTTCAAGAACGACGACATGACGCTGGAAGAGGCGCAACTCGCGAAGCTCGATCTGGGGCTGGACAAGCTGAACCTCGAGCCGGGAATGACGCTGCTGGACGTAGGCTGCGGCTGGGGTGGCGCCGTGGTGCGGGCGGTCGAGAAATACGACGTGAACGTCATCGGCATCACGCTCAGCCGCAACCACTACGCGCGCACCAAGGCGAGGCTGGACGCGATCGGAACGACGCGGCGGGCCGAGGCCCGGCTGCAGGGATGGGAAGAGTTCGACGAGCAAGTCGACCGGATCATGAGTTTCGAGGCCTTCGACGCGTTCAAAAAGGAACGCTGGCCCGCGTTCTGGGATTGGGCCTACAAGACCCTCCCCGATGACAGCCGGATGCTGATGCACAGCATATTCACGTATCCGCAGTCGCAATGGAAAGAGCGCGGCATCCCCATCACCATGTCGGATCTGCGCTTCTTCCATTTCCTCGGCAAGGAAATCTTTCCCGGCGGCCAGATGTGCGGCGAGCCCGATATCGTCGACAACGCCAAAGCCAGCGGCTTCTCGGTCGAGCAGATCGAATACCTGCGGCCGCACTACGCGCGGACGCTGGACATGTGGGCGGCCAATCTGGAAGCCAACCGCGAGCGCGCCATCGCCATTCAGTCCCAAGAGGTCTACGACCGCTTCATGCGCTATCTGACCGGTTGCGCGGACCTCTTCCGCAAGGGCATCTCCAACGTGGCCCAGTACACGCTCATCAAGTAG
- a CDS encoding alpha/beta fold hydrolase encodes MEVRTGNATSGDLKLYYEDMGDIDDPPVLLIMGLGAQLLLWRTAFCEQLVRQGLRVIRYDNRDVGLSSKTQHRGAGQPLVTRLARSWLGLSSEAPYKLEDMADDAAAVLDHLGIDHAHIVGASMGGMIAQIFAARFSERTKTLGVIFSSNNSAFLPPPGPRQLLALIKGPSPGSPREVIIDNAIRVSKIIGSQRYLASEEQLRAEATESYERSYYPWGIARHFDAVLGSGSLRRYNRRTAAPTVVIHGRADKLMRPFGGRAVARAIDGARLVLFDGMGHDLPRQLWDQVIGVLVTNFAEAN; translated from the coding sequence ATGGAGGTCCGCACCGGCAACGCCACGTCAGGCGACCTGAAGCTGTATTACGAGGACATGGGCGACATCGACGACCCACCCGTCCTGCTGATCATGGGGCTGGGCGCCCAGCTGCTGCTGTGGCGAACCGCCTTCTGCGAGCAGCTGGTCCGCCAGGGCCTGCGCGTGATCCGATACGACAACCGGGACGTGGGGCTGTCGAGCAAGACCCAGCACCGCGGCGCGGGGCAGCCGCTGGTGACGCGGTTGGCCCGTTCCTGGCTGGGTCTGTCGAGCGAAGCCCCCTACAAGCTCGAGGACATGGCCGACGACGCCGCGGCCGTGCTGGATCACCTGGGCATCGATCACGCGCACATCGTGGGCGCTTCGATGGGCGGCATGATCGCCCAGATCTTCGCCGCACGGTTCAGCGAGCGGACGAAAACCCTCGGAGTCATCTTCTCCAGCAACAATTCGGCGTTTCTGCCGCCGCCCGGCCCTCGCCAGCTGCTGGCACTCATCAAGGGGCCGTCGCCGGGCTCGCCGCGCGAGGTGATCATCGACAACGCCATTCGGGTGAGCAAGATCATCGGCAGCCAGCGCTACCTCGCGTCGGAGGAGCAACTTCGGGCCGAGGCCACCGAAAGCTATGAGCGGAGCTATTACCCGTGGGGCATCGCCCGGCATTTCGACGCCGTGCTGGGCAGCGGCAGCCTGCGGCGCTACAACCGGCGGACCGCCGCCCCGACCGTGGTGATCCACGGCCGGGCCGACAAGCTGATGCGACCCTTCGGCGGCCGCGCGGTGGCCCGGGCGATTGACGGCGCTCGATTGGTGTTATTCGACGGGATGGGACATGATCTGCCACGGCAGTTGTGGGACCAGGTGATCGGTGTGCTGGTGACCAACTTCGCCGAAGCGAACTGA
- a CDS encoding AarF/ABC1/UbiB kinase family protein: MSSTKHRDVARLDRVPLPVEAARVAVTGWQVTRTAARVVAKLPGRGPWQQKVIKQLPQTFADLGPTYVKFGQIIASSPGAFGESLSREFRGLLDRVPPADTDEVHKLLVEELGGEPADLFAKWEETPFASASIAQVHYATLHTGEDVVVKIQRPGIRRRVAADLQILKRFAQAVELAKLGRRLSAQDVVADFSDNLAEELNFRLEAQSMDAWVSHLHASPLGQGIRVPQVHWDFTSERVLTMERVHGIRIDDVAAIRKAGFDGVELVKALLFSLFEGGLRHGLFHGDLHAGNLYVDDQGRIVFFDFGIMGRIDPRTRWLLRELVYALLVKKDHAAAGKIVVLMGAVGTMKPEAQAAKDLEKFATPLTMSTLGDMSYADIGRQLSALADAYDVKLPRELVLIGKQFLYVERYMKLLAPKWQMMSDPQLTGYFANFMVEVSREYQSDIEV, from the coding sequence ATGAGCTCCACCAAACACCGAGACGTGGCCCGGCTCGACCGGGTGCCGCTGCCGGTCGAAGCGGCCCGGGTAGCCGTCACCGGTTGGCAGGTCACCCGCACCGCCGCTCGCGTCGTCGCCAAGCTGCCGGGTAGGGGGCCGTGGCAGCAGAAGGTGATCAAGCAGCTCCCGCAGACCTTCGCCGACCTCGGCCCGACGTACGTGAAATTCGGGCAGATCATCGCGTCCAGCCCAGGGGCGTTCGGCGAATCACTGTCCCGCGAATTCCGCGGCCTGCTCGACCGGGTGCCGCCCGCCGACACCGACGAGGTGCACAAGCTCCTCGTCGAGGAGCTCGGCGGCGAACCCGCCGACCTGTTCGCCAAGTGGGAGGAGACGCCATTCGCGTCGGCCTCCATCGCCCAGGTGCACTACGCGACCCTGCACACCGGCGAAGACGTCGTCGTCAAGATCCAGCGCCCGGGCATCCGCCGCCGGGTCGCCGCCGACCTGCAGATCCTCAAGCGCTTCGCGCAGGCCGTCGAGCTGGCCAAGCTGGGCCGCCGGCTCTCGGCGCAGGACGTGGTCGCCGACTTTTCCGACAACCTGGCCGAGGAACTGAACTTCCGCCTCGAGGCCCAGTCGATGGACGCGTGGGTCTCGCACCTGCACGCCTCACCGCTGGGCCAGGGCATCCGGGTGCCGCAGGTGCACTGGGACTTCACCTCCGAGCGGGTGCTGACGATGGAGCGGGTGCACGGCATCCGCATCGACGACGTCGCCGCCATCCGCAAGGCCGGCTTCGACGGGGTCGAGCTGGTGAAGGCGCTGCTGTTCTCGCTTTTCGAGGGCGGGCTGCGGCACGGGCTGTTCCACGGCGACCTGCACGCGGGCAACCTCTACGTCGACGATCAGGGCCGCATCGTGTTCTTCGACTTCGGGATCATGGGCCGCATCGACCCGCGCACCCGCTGGCTGCTGCGCGAGCTGGTGTACGCCCTGCTGGTCAAGAAGGACCACGCCGCGGCTGGCAAGATCGTGGTGCTGATGGGCGCCGTCGGCACCATGAAGCCCGAGGCCCAGGCCGCCAAGGACCTGGAAAAGTTCGCCACCCCGCTGACCATGTCGACGCTGGGCGACATGTCCTATGCCGACATCGGGCGGCAGCTGTCGGCCCTGGCCGACGCCTACGACGTCAAGCTGCCCCGCGAGCTGGTGTTGATCGGCAAGCAGTTCCTCTACGTCGAGCGCTACATGAAACTGCTGGCGCCCAAGTGGCAGATGATGTCGGACCCGCAGCTGACCGGCTACTTCGCGAACTTCATGGTCGAGGTCAGCCGCGAGTACCAGAGCGACATCGAGGTCTGA
- a CDS encoding DinB family protein: MADERSALREYLRFHQSAYFAVSYGLTDEQARSTPSVSALSIGGLIKHATAMQRSWMGRVAAAPDAPPKDTRPFEQTASEFADQHVMRPDETLDGLLRAFEEQNARSLRLVETADLDAAVPVPRDIPWFPKDQEAWSVRWVILHVINELARHAGHADIIRETIDGATMYELIAGLEGWAIPGWVQPWSPG, translated from the coding sequence GTGGCCGACGAACGCAGCGCCCTGCGCGAATACCTGCGGTTTCACCAAAGCGCGTATTTCGCCGTCAGCTACGGCCTCACCGATGAACAGGCCCGGTCCACCCCCTCGGTCAGCGCGCTCTCGATCGGCGGTCTGATCAAGCACGCCACCGCAATGCAGCGCAGCTGGATGGGACGGGTCGCCGCCGCGCCCGACGCGCCACCGAAAGACACCCGTCCGTTCGAGCAGACCGCCAGCGAGTTCGCCGATCAGCACGTGATGCGGCCCGACGAGACGCTGGACGGCTTGCTGCGGGCCTTCGAAGAACAGAACGCAAGGTCGCTGCGGCTGGTGGAGACCGCGGACCTCGACGCGGCGGTGCCGGTGCCCCGGGACATCCCCTGGTTCCCCAAGGACCAGGAGGCCTGGTCGGTGCGCTGGGTGATCCTGCACGTGATCAACGAGCTGGCCCGGCACGCCGGGCACGCCGACATCATCCGCGAAACCATCGACGGCGCCACCATGTACGAGTTGATCGCGGGTCTGGAAGGCTGGGCGATCCCGGGCTGGGTGCAGCCCTGGAGTCCGGGCTAG